From Solidesulfovibrio carbinoliphilus subsp. oakridgensis, the proteins below share one genomic window:
- a CDS encoding HDOD domain-containing protein has product MSRREEIIEKATAIPQMPMPVQKVLAYIGNPDADLRQLARIIEFDPGLTVNVLRMANSSFFGGAGKVTTVKEALMRLGLHRIYQLVIASGVAPFTRYEIKGYGLRPGELLEHSVAVATASETLARELDIIPPPHTFTAGLLVNIGKTVMGSFLEVDAGPILTLAHERHISFEQAEEMVLGINHAELGAVLLERWSIPCSIVNVVRYRLRPDDCPEPDVALDLVHVGDVIAKMTGIGMGIDGMQYAPSEAVFARLDVTPAQMENVMAAILEQIAEVREILMENTL; this is encoded by the coding sequence ATGAGCCGACGCGAGGAAATCATCGAGAAAGCCACAGCCATTCCCCAAATGCCCATGCCCGTGCAAAAGGTTCTGGCCTACATCGGCAATCCCGATGCCGACCTGCGCCAGCTGGCCAGGATCATCGAGTTCGACCCGGGGCTCACGGTCAATGTCCTGCGCATGGCCAACTCGTCTTTTTTCGGCGGCGCGGGCAAGGTGACCACGGTCAAGGAGGCGCTCATGCGCCTGGGGCTGCACCGGATCTACCAGCTCGTCATCGCCTCGGGCGTGGCTCCTTTCACCCGCTATGAAATCAAGGGGTACGGGCTGCGGCCAGGCGAACTCCTCGAACACTCCGTGGCCGTGGCCACGGCTTCCGAAACCCTGGCCCGGGAACTGGACATCATCCCGCCCCCCCATACCTTTACCGCCGGCCTGCTCGTCAATATCGGCAAGACCGTCATGGGCTCGTTCCTGGAAGTCGACGCCGGCCCGATCCTGACCCTGGCCCACGAGCGCCACATCTCCTTCGAACAGGCCGAGGAGATGGTCCTTGGCATCAACCATGCGGAACTCGGCGCCGTCCTCCTTGAGCGGTGGTCGATCCCCTGCTCCATCGTCAACGTGGTCCGCTACCGCCTGCGCCCCGACGACTGCCCGGAGCCGGACGTGGCCCTCGACCTCGTGCACGTGGGCGACGTCATCGCCAAGATGACGGGCATCGGCATGGGCATCGACGGCATGCAGTACGCCCCGTCCGAAGCCGTTTTCGCCCGCCTTGACGTGACGCCGGCCCAGATGGAAAACGTCATGGCCGCCATTCTGGAACAGATCGCCGAGGTTCGCGAGATCCTCATGGAAAATACCCTTTAA
- a CDS encoding chemotaxis protein CheW yields the protein MAEIPSSNDNQYLTFTLERELFALDIGSVREVLELVNITRVPRTPDYIRGVINLRGRAVPVVDLKMKFGMGATERTVNTCIIIVEVALEGEATVLGALADSVQEVYEMESSQIEPAPRMGTPIKGDFIRGMGKAGEQFIIILDINKVFTSLELAGLAQSLGEPTAETEEA from the coding sequence ATGGCCGAAATCCCGAGCAGCAACGACAACCAGTACCTCACCTTCACCCTGGAGCGTGAGCTTTTCGCCCTGGACATCGGCTCGGTGCGCGAGGTTCTGGAGCTTGTGAACATCACGCGGGTTCCTCGCACCCCCGACTACATCCGGGGCGTGATCAACCTGCGCGGCCGGGCCGTGCCGGTGGTGGACCTCAAGATGAAATTCGGCATGGGCGCGACCGAGAGGACCGTCAACACCTGCATCATCATCGTGGAAGTGGCGCTCGAAGGCGAGGCCACGGTCCTTGGCGCCCTGGCCGACTCGGTCCAGGAGGTCTACGAGATGGAGTCCTCGCAGATCGAGCCGGCCCCGCGCATGGGCACTCCGATCAAGGGCGATTTCATCCGGGGCATGGGCAAGGCCGGCGAGCAGTTCATCATCATCTTGGATATCAACAAGGTCTTCACCTCCCTGGAGCTGGCCGGTCTGGCCCAGAGCCTTGGCGAACCCACCGCAGAGACCGAGGAGGCCTAG
- a CDS encoding CheR family methyltransferase, translated as MAPVGTPARASGLMAMSEKEFKRLSEFVHAEVGIKLPLSKKVMVEARLQKRLRTLGMPGYRDYYDYLFSPKGLDEELVHLIDVITTNTTEFFREPRHFEIMSQDTLPAWRTAQGASRAFRLWSAGCSTGEEPYTLSIVLSEFGLRAPGFRFKIMATDISTRVLTMARNGVYPEERVAKMPLELKRRYFLRSKDRARKLVRLMPELRQTIEFKRLNFMEPFAFPEPMDTIFCRNVMIYFDRTTQEQLLKKFCTQLRQGGFLFIGHSESLTGMDLPLRQHAPTVYRKV; from the coding sequence ATGGCGCCAGTCGGCACCCCGGCCCGGGCAAGCGGCCTCATGGCCATGTCGGAAAAGGAATTCAAGCGGCTAAGCGAATTCGTCCATGCCGAAGTCGGCATCAAGCTGCCGCTATCCAAGAAAGTCATGGTCGAGGCCAGGCTGCAAAAGCGGTTGCGCACGCTTGGCATGCCCGGCTACCGCGACTACTACGACTATCTCTTCAGCCCCAAGGGGCTTGATGAGGAACTCGTCCATCTCATTGACGTCATCACCACCAACACCACGGAATTTTTCCGCGAACCGCGTCATTTCGAGATCATGAGCCAGGACACCCTGCCGGCCTGGCGGACCGCCCAGGGGGCAAGCCGCGCCTTCCGGCTGTGGAGCGCCGGCTGCTCGACCGGCGAGGAACCCTACACCCTGTCCATTGTGCTCTCGGAATTCGGCCTGCGCGCGCCCGGCTTCCGGTTCAAGATCATGGCCACGGACATCTCGACCCGGGTGCTGACCATGGCCCGCAACGGCGTCTATCCCGAGGAGCGGGTGGCCAAGATGCCGCTCGAACTCAAGCGCCGGTATTTTCTGCGCAGCAAGGACCGGGCGCGCAAACTCGTGCGCCTGATGCCGGAACTGCGCCAGACCATCGAATTCAAGCGTCTCAACTTCATGGAGCCGTTCGCTTTCCCGGAACCCATGGACACCATCTTCTGCCGCAACGTCATGATCTATTTCGATCGGACGACCCAGGAACAGCTTCTGAAGAAATTCTGCACCCAGCTGCGCCAGGGAGGATTTCTCTTCATCGGCCATTCCGAGAGCCTGACGGGCATGGATCTTCCCTTGCGCCAGCATGCGCCAACAGTATACAGAAAAGTATAA
- a CDS encoding M23 family metallopeptidase, with product MFKNYQVVVFRDHHGSCRKLRFRGWLFAAILLAVALLLAGNVYLIKYYYNYKRMQIELAAFDQEAREQNAQLLSITDKVKGLEADLNRLRGFDAKLRQMAGLDQEPRNVAPAGSDAADFDKKYLPLYRQEMLTRRLHQFLADLGRGAATETIRQQELLGTLAAKGTLLAAMPMSWPVEGWIVSPFGEGTSPLTGRREFNKGLDIAAPTGTPVVAPGDGLVTFAAATPDGGFTVAIDHQGGLVTSFGPLRDAAVAKGQAVTRGQLLGHVGDFGQSKGPHLHYETRLGGVPVSPMRYIVE from the coding sequence ATGTTCAAGAACTACCAGGTCGTCGTCTTCCGGGACCACCACGGCTCCTGCCGCAAGCTCCGATTTCGGGGCTGGCTGTTCGCCGCCATCCTGCTGGCCGTGGCCCTTCTTCTGGCCGGGAATGTTTACCTGATAAAATATTATTATAATTATAAACGGATGCAGATCGAATTGGCCGCTTTCGACCAGGAGGCCAGGGAGCAGAACGCCCAGCTTTTGAGCATCACCGACAAGGTCAAGGGCCTCGAGGCCGACCTCAACCGGCTGCGCGGCTTCGACGCCAAGCTGCGCCAGATGGCGGGCCTCGACCAGGAGCCTCGGAACGTGGCCCCGGCCGGCAGCGACGCCGCGGATTTCGACAAGAAATACCTGCCTCTCTACCGCCAGGAGATGCTTACCCGCCGGCTCCACCAGTTCCTGGCCGACCTGGGCCGTGGCGCCGCCACGGAAACGATCCGCCAGCAGGAGCTTTTGGGGACGCTTGCGGCCAAGGGGACACTCCTGGCCGCCATGCCCATGTCCTGGCCGGTGGAAGGCTGGATCGTCTCGCCCTTTGGCGAAGGGACCTCGCCGCTGACCGGCCGCCGGGAATTCAACAAGGGCCTGGACATCGCCGCGCCCACCGGCACGCCGGTGGTGGCCCCGGGCGACGGCCTGGTGACCTTTGCCGCTGCAACGCCGGATGGCGGCTTCACTGTGGCCATCGACCACCAGGGCGGCCTTGTCACCTCCTTTGGCCCTTTGCGCGACGCGGCCGTGGCCAAGGGCCAAGCCGTGACCCGGGGCCAGCTCCTCGGCCATGTCGGCGATTTCGGCCAGTCCAAGGGTCCCCACCTCCACTACGAGACCCGGCTTGGCGGCGTACCGGTCAGTCCCATGCGCTACATCGTGGAATAG
- a CDS encoding protein-glutamate methylesterase/protein-glutamine glutaminase, translating to MKDTIKVLVVDDSALVRQTLTDILSSDPEIEVIGAAADPYAAVKRMETQAPDVITLDIEMPRMDGLTFLRKIMTQHPIPVVICSTLTEAGSETTLRAMEYGATDIILKPKLGTRQFLEESRIRVVDAVKAAARAKTRKMLPPSAMKVAPKLSADAMLPGPTGKAMFQTTEKVVAVGASTGGTEALREFLEAMPQDCPGIAIVQHMPEKFTAAFAKRLDSICRITVKEAVDGDTILRGQALIAPGNLHMLLKRSGARYYVEVKEGPLVRRHRPSVDVLFRSAARYAGKNAVGVIMTGMGDDGASGMQEMHEAGAYTIAQDEASCVVFGMPQEAIKLGGVDKIMPLSGIAHEVVRACSG from the coding sequence GTGAAAGATACCATCAAAGTGCTTGTCGTGGACGACTCCGCGCTGGTCCGCCAGACGTTGACGGACATCCTGTCGTCGGACCCCGAGATCGAGGTGATCGGCGCGGCCGCCGATCCCTATGCCGCGGTCAAACGCATGGAGACCCAGGCTCCGGACGTCATCACCCTCGATATCGAGATGCCGCGCATGGACGGGCTGACCTTTCTGCGCAAGATCATGACCCAGCATCCGATCCCGGTGGTCATCTGTTCGACCCTGACCGAGGCGGGTTCCGAAACCACGCTGCGGGCCATGGAGTACGGGGCCACGGACATCATCCTCAAGCCCAAGCTCGGCACGCGCCAGTTTCTGGAGGAGTCGCGCATCCGGGTGGTGGACGCGGTCAAGGCCGCGGCCCGGGCCAAGACGCGCAAGATGCTGCCCCCGTCGGCCATGAAGGTCGCGCCCAAACTCTCGGCCGACGCCATGCTTCCGGGGCCGACCGGCAAGGCCATGTTCCAGACCACGGAAAAAGTGGTGGCCGTCGGCGCGTCCACCGGCGGCACCGAGGCCTTGCGCGAGTTCCTGGAAGCCATGCCCCAGGACTGTCCGGGCATCGCCATTGTCCAGCACATGCCGGAAAAATTCACGGCCGCCTTTGCCAAGCGCCTGGACAGCATCTGCCGCATCACGGTCAAGGAGGCCGTCGACGGGGACACGATCCTGCGCGGCCAGGCGCTTATCGCCCCGGGCAACCTGCACATGCTTCTCAAGCGCAGCGGGGCGCGCTACTACGTGGAAGTCAAGGAAGGGCCGCTTGTGCGCCGCCACCGGCCGAGCGTGGACGTCCTTTTCCGCTCCGCCGCCCGGTATGCCGGCAAGAATGCCGTTGGCGTCATCATGACCGGCATGGGCGACGACGGCGCGTCGGGCATGCAGGAGATGCATGAGGCCGGGGCCTACACCATCGCCCAGGACGAGGCCTCCTGCGTGGTCTTCGGCATGCCCCAGGAAGCCATCAAGCTCGGCGGCGTGGACAAGATCATGCCCCTTTCCGGCATTGCCCACGAAGTGGTCCGGGCCTGCTCCGGCTAG
- a CDS encoding tRNA lysidine(34) synthetase, whose translation MTRSPHPLRARDLGYAQRVCVAKAGKLMMETGQLAPRARVGLAVSGGVDSLVMLAVMAIRRRIVPFPVELMLLHLNPGFDAANHEPLAGLCADLGLPAHIEVTDFGPRAFSDENKKKSACFYCAWLRRKRLFDLCGQYGLTHLAFGHNADDLSATFFLNIFQNGRVDGLSCRESFFEGRLTVIRPLLLVDKKTIIRAAKAWELPVFSNPCPMAGKSMRHEAETWIKDICATGKKRAVNLENALGRWQRDRDAAPR comes from the coding sequence ATGACGCGTTCCCCGCATCCCCTGCGCGCCAGGGACCTCGGCTACGCCCAACGCGTCTGCGTGGCCAAGGCCGGCAAGCTCATGATGGAAACCGGCCAGCTTGCGCCCCGGGCCCGGGTGGGCCTGGCCGTATCCGGCGGCGTGGACAGCCTGGTCATGCTGGCCGTCATGGCCATTCGCCGCCGCATCGTCCCTTTTCCGGTCGAACTCATGCTCCTGCACCTCAATCCCGGCTTCGACGCCGCCAACCACGAGCCCCTGGCCGGGCTGTGCGCGGACCTTGGCCTTCCCGCCCACATCGAGGTCACGGATTTCGGCCCCCGCGCCTTCTCCGACGAAAACAAGAAGAAGTCCGCCTGCTTCTACTGCGCCTGGCTGCGCCGCAAACGCCTATTCGACCTGTGCGGGCAATATGGCCTGACCCATCTGGCCTTCGGCCACAACGCCGACGACCTGAGCGCCACCTTTTTCCTCAACATCTTCCAGAACGGCCGCGTGGACGGCCTCTCGTGCCGGGAATCCTTTTTCGAGGGGCGGCTGACCGTCATCCGGCCGCTTCTGCTCGTGGACAAGAAAACGATTATCCGGGCGGCCAAGGCCTGGGAACTGCCGGTCTTTTCCAATCCCTGCCCCATGGCCGGCAAGTCCATGCGCCACGAGGCCGAAACCTGGATCAAGGACATCTGCGCCACGGGGAAAAAGCGGGCCGTGAACCTGGAAAACGCGCTTGGCCGCTGGCAGCGCGACCGGGATGCCGCGCCCCGCTAG
- a CDS encoding chemotaxis protein CheA: MRSQEDAHRAAYLDEARELLADLEASLLELERTPEDVDLLHKIFRALHTVKGSGAMFGFDDIAAFTHDVESIFDRVRNGFLAVDRRLLDLSLGACDHLRSLLEPVAGREAELAAVGADLLSGFRAFGGEPASVSEAHPATDAAVAAISSAPGVPRIYRLRLRPHAAMLATGNNPLHLLGDLMALGECRFYAHTEDIPELSALVPETCLVWWDCVIRTESDRAALADVFVFVEDDCDLSIEVLDDGCAHDGEAVHQRLGEILVARGDITAAELEAALSSQRRLGDILAGEGLVSPPRVASALLEQSAVRELCQKTPDRVEKTTSIRVAADKLDALVDLVGELVIVQAQIRQAVEERGDPLLRGLAEHLERLGDSLRDSTLSIRMLPIGATFAKFRRLVRDLATELGKEIELVTVGEETELDKTVIERLGDPLVHLLRNSIDHGVESPEKRTAAGKPATGVIRLAAEHCGGEVVISVADDGAGLDSAAIRVRAEERGLIQPGLELTTKELYNLIFLPGFSTAGAITNISGRGVGMDVVKRAIEALRGIVEIDSEPGQGTSITVRLPLTLAIIDGLQVEVGGEYYVVPLSLVEECLEMARGGDGPDTTMLNMRGQAVPCLRLREVFDIPGRVPAIEPIVVVTVDGAQVGLAVDRVIGEHQTVIKGLGPLYRDIEEFSGATIRGDGRLALILDVAALVRRAAEAAEAS, from the coding sequence ATGAGGTCCCAGGAAGACGCCCACCGCGCCGCCTACTTGGATGAGGCCAGGGAGCTCTTGGCCGACCTCGAGGCCTCGCTTCTGGAGCTCGAACGGACTCCGGAGGATGTCGATCTCCTGCACAAGATTTTCCGGGCCCTGCATACGGTCAAAGGCTCCGGGGCCATGTTCGGCTTTGACGATATCGCGGCGTTCACCCACGACGTGGAGTCGATCTTCGACCGAGTCCGCAACGGTTTTCTGGCCGTCGACCGCCGTCTGCTCGACCTCTCGCTCGGGGCCTGCGACCACCTCCGGTCCCTGCTGGAGCCGGTCGCCGGCCGCGAGGCGGAACTCGCCGCCGTCGGGGCCGACCTCCTTTCCGGATTCCGCGCCTTTGGCGGCGAGCCGGCGTCCGTCTCGGAAGCACACCCCGCAACCGACGCCGCGGTTGCGGCCATTTCGTCGGCCCCGGGCGTCCCCCGCATCTACCGGCTGCGCCTGCGGCCCCATGCCGCCATGCTGGCCACGGGCAACAATCCCCTGCACCTGCTCGGCGACCTCATGGCCCTTGGCGAATGCCGCTTCTACGCCCACACCGAGGACATCCCCGAGCTTTCCGCCCTTGTCCCCGAAACCTGCCTGGTCTGGTGGGACTGCGTCATTCGGACCGAGTCCGACCGGGCGGCCCTGGCCGACGTGTTCGTCTTCGTCGAGGATGACTGCGACCTCTCCATCGAGGTGCTCGATGACGGCTGCGCCCATGACGGCGAAGCGGTCCACCAACGGCTCGGGGAGATCCTTGTGGCCCGGGGGGACATCACCGCCGCCGAACTGGAGGCCGCCCTGTCCTCCCAGCGGCGTCTGGGCGACATTCTGGCCGGCGAGGGCCTGGTCAGTCCGCCCCGGGTGGCTTCGGCCCTGCTCGAACAAAGCGCCGTGCGGGAGCTGTGCCAGAAGACCCCGGACCGGGTGGAAAAGACGACCAGCATCCGGGTGGCTGCGGACAAGCTCGACGCCTTGGTCGATCTCGTCGGTGAACTGGTCATCGTCCAGGCCCAGATCCGCCAGGCGGTGGAGGAGCGGGGGGATCCGCTCTTGCGCGGGCTGGCCGAACACCTGGAGCGGCTCGGCGACAGCCTGCGCGATTCCACCCTGTCCATCCGCATGCTGCCGATCGGGGCCACCTTCGCCAAGTTCCGGCGGCTGGTGCGCGATCTGGCCACGGAACTCGGCAAGGAGATCGAGCTCGTGACGGTCGGCGAGGAGACCGAGCTCGACAAGACGGTCATCGAGCGGCTTGGCGACCCGCTCGTCCACCTGCTGCGAAACAGCATCGACCACGGTGTCGAATCCCCGGAGAAGCGGACGGCCGCAGGCAAGCCGGCCACCGGCGTCATCCGCCTCGCCGCCGAACACTGCGGTGGCGAGGTGGTCATCTCCGTGGCCGACGATGGCGCGGGCCTCGATTCCGCGGCCATCCGGGTCCGGGCCGAAGAGCGGGGTCTTATCCAGCCGGGCCTTGAGCTGACGACCAAGGAGCTTTACAATCTCATTTTCCTGCCCGGTTTCTCGACGGCCGGCGCGATCACGAACATCTCCGGCCGGGGCGTAGGCATGGACGTGGTCAAGCGGGCCATCGAAGCCCTGCGCGGCATCGTGGAGATCGATTCCGAACCAGGACAGGGCACCTCCATCACCGTGCGCCTGCCGCTCACCCTGGCCATCATCGACGGCCTGCAGGTGGAGGTGGGGGGGGAATACTATGTCGTCCCGCTGTCCCTGGTCGAGGAATGCCTGGAGATGGCGCGCGGCGGCGACGGCCCGGATACGACGATGCTCAACATGCGCGGCCAAGCCGTGCCGTGCCTGCGCCTGCGCGAGGTCTTCGACATTCCGGGCCGGGTGCCGGCCATCGAACCGATCGTGGTGGTGACGGTCGACGGGGCACAAGTGGGCTTGGCCGTGGACCGAGTGATCGGAGAGCACCAGACCGTGATCAAGGGCCTGGGGCCGCTTTACCGCGACATCGAGGAATTTTCCGGCGCCACCATCCGGGGCGACGGCCGCCTGGCCCTGATCCTCGACGTGGCTGCCCTGGTCCGGCGGGCGGCCGAGGCCGCCGAGGCGTCGTAG
- a CDS encoding chemotaxis protein CheD, translated as MEIIVSISDMKVTNRPKDVLVTHALGSCLGLAAYDPAAGVAGLIHCLLPVARDTAKGPVKNPFMYVNLGVPQMMRALFNRGATRENLVLKAAGCGRMMHISNQFDTGANNFAALKKLLLVNEMRLSAEDVGGTIPRTMRLFADTGRVMISSCGRSWDL; from the coding sequence ATGGAGATCATTGTCAGCATCTCCGACATGAAGGTCACCAACCGGCCCAAGGATGTCCTGGTCACCCACGCCCTGGGCTCCTGTCTCGGGCTTGCCGCCTACGATCCCGCGGCCGGCGTGGCCGGGCTCATCCACTGCCTGCTTCCCGTGGCCAGGGACACGGCCAAGGGTCCGGTCAAAAACCCCTTCATGTACGTCAATCTCGGCGTTCCCCAAATGATGCGCGCCCTTTTCAACCGGGGCGCGACCCGGGAGAACCTGGTGCTCAAGGCCGCGGGCTGCGGCCGGATGATGCACATCTCCAACCAGTTCGACACCGGGGCCAACAATTTCGCCGCTCTTAAAAAACTGCTTCTGGTCAATGAAATGCGTCTGTCCGCCGAGGACGTCGGTGGCACCATTCCGCGCACCATGCGCCTTTTCGCCGACACGGGCCGGGTTATGATCTCATCTTGCGGGAGGTCCTGGGATTTATGA
- a CDS encoding DedA family protein, giving the protein MSIEFFKHIIENYGYLALFIGTFLEGETILLLAGFAAQSPEFHLDLRYVILSAFAGSLAGDQTAFFIGRYFGRRLMEKSEKWRARTERVTTMLKKYHEILILSFRFFYGLRNLTPFVLGSIDIPVRKFFVLNAIGAAIWAVAFALIGYGFGSLLENVLARLIDNVHYAELAVLGLAALAIVAVWILKLLRRR; this is encoded by the coding sequence ATGTCCATCGAATTTTTCAAGCACATCATCGAAAACTACGGTTATCTTGCCCTCTTCATCGGCACCTTTCTGGAAGGGGAGACCATTTTGCTCCTGGCCGGCTTTGCCGCCCAGTCGCCGGAATTCCATCTGGATCTGCGCTACGTCATCCTGTCCGCCTTTGCCGGCAGCCTGGCCGGCGACCAGACCGCCTTTTTCATCGGCCGCTACTTCGGCCGGCGCCTCATGGAAAAAAGTGAGAAATGGCGTGCCCGCACCGAACGGGTCACCACCATGCTCAAGAAATACCACGAGATCCTCATCCTTTCGTTCCGGTTCTTCTACGGCCTGCGCAACCTGACCCCTTTCGTGCTCGGTTCCATCGACATTCCGGTGCGCAAATTCTTCGTCCTAAACGCCATCGGCGCGGCCATCTGGGCCGTGGCCTTCGCCCTGATCGGCTACGGCTTCGGCAGTCTCCTCGAAAACGTCCTCGCCCGGCTTATCGACAACGTGCACTATGCCGAACTGGCCGTCCTCGGCCTGGCGGCCCTGGCCATCGTCGCGGTCTGGATCCTCAAGCTCCTGCGCCGCCGCTAG
- a CDS encoding methyl-accepting chemotaxis protein, with protein sequence MTDTTDLTSTASDMLRQCRTALEGMEHGLSSVMKGRERDFLRLGEDLMSLQAGCEDISRDARELVACTSGQGMHVTLEGLSGELRSLTDATVHDAGRRSLGDIEGVSGIVNELSSIVSAFSKIVKHLTMLGIATRIESARLGTDGRGFSTLADDVEKLAHLIVDHCAGITTRIEALRGHVDSARARTLAIIHAQDQCHNVISRELGAHIAGLADMAERSATVSLALSRNAEEIEAEIAKAVRSLQSHDIVRQQIEHAEHALAEVAGVLDNGGRGPAGQEDALDMVAFVADVLTLQASQLDSADRHFSEAAAILRDSLDSLAARIRGIGTAIAAVAGTTDANSPLVRMEAGIGTVKAELGDFATQGEALGGIMDSVAETIAGMGGSIEAIEEVGAEIELIAINASIKAAHTGEAGAALGVLALAIQGLSADARRQTDAVARILGDISSASKVLQEKARQYNDQSEAWRVVGQLDEVLAATSGTARRCETLFASLKSTSAALGSRAGEVGRSIDFDKDIGSRLTAIRRTLEGQVGLARKLAPEGGLGKSSRLRALYDRYTMEAERAVHEAAFGLASAPHDAANPVAAQEDAGEFGDNVELF encoded by the coding sequence ATGACCGACACCACCGATCTCACAAGCACCGCTTCCGACATGCTGCGGCAGTGCCGCACAGCCCTCGAGGGCATGGAACACGGCCTGTCGTCGGTCATGAAAGGCCGCGAACGGGATTTCCTGCGTCTGGGGGAAGACCTGATGTCCCTGCAGGCCGGCTGCGAGGACATTTCCCGAGACGCCCGGGAACTGGTCGCCTGCACCTCGGGCCAGGGCATGCACGTGACCCTCGAGGGCCTCTCGGGCGAACTGCGCTCCCTGACCGACGCCACGGTCCACGACGCCGGCCGCCGCAGTCTCGGCGACATTGAGGGCGTGTCCGGCATTGTCAACGAACTTTCCTCCATCGTTTCGGCCTTCTCGAAGATCGTCAAGCATCTCACCATGCTTGGCATCGCCACCCGCATCGAAAGCGCCCGGCTCGGCACGGACGGGCGCGGGTTTTCCACCCTGGCCGACGACGTGGAGAAGCTCGCCCATCTGATCGTGGACCACTGCGCCGGCATCACCACCCGCATCGAGGCCCTGCGCGGCCATGTCGATTCGGCCCGGGCCAGGACGCTGGCCATCATCCACGCCCAGGACCAATGCCACAATGTGATCTCCCGGGAACTGGGGGCCCATATCGCGGGGTTGGCCGACATGGCCGAAAGGTCGGCCACGGTGTCCCTGGCCTTGTCCCGCAACGCCGAGGAGATCGAGGCGGAAATCGCCAAGGCGGTCCGCTCGCTCCAGTCCCACGACATCGTCCGCCAGCAGATCGAGCACGCCGAGCACGCCCTGGCCGAAGTGGCCGGGGTCCTCGACAACGGCGGGCGCGGGCCGGCCGGCCAGGAAGACGCCCTGGACATGGTGGCCTTCGTGGCGGACGTGCTGACCTTGCAGGCCTCCCAGCTCGACAGTGCGGACAGGCACTTTTCCGAGGCAGCGGCCATCCTGCGCGACTCCCTGGACTCCCTTGCCGCCCGCATCCGGGGCATCGGCACGGCCATCGCCGCCGTGGCCGGGACGACCGACGCCAACAGCCCGCTGGTCAGGATGGAGGCCGGCATCGGCACGGTCAAGGCCGAACTCGGCGACTTCGCCACCCAGGGCGAGGCCTTGGGCGGCATCATGGACTCGGTGGCCGAGACCATTGCCGGCATGGGCGGCTCCATCGAGGCCATCGAGGAAGTCGGGGCCGAGATCGAGCTGATCGCCATAAACGCCAGCATCAAGGCCGCCCATACCGGCGAGGCCGGCGCGGCCCTTGGCGTCCTGGCCCTGGCCATCCAGGGCCTTTCGGCCGACGCCAGGCGGCAGACCGATGCCGTGGCTCGAATTCTCGGCGATATTTCCAGCGCTTCCAAGGTGTTGCAGGAAAAAGCCCGCCAGTATAACGACCAGTCCGAAGCCTGGCGCGTGGTCGGCCAGCTCGACGAGGTTCTGGCCGCGACCTCGGGCACGGCCAGGCGGTGCGAAACGCTTTTCGCCTCCCTCAAAAGCACCAGCGCCGCTCTTGGCAGCCGGGCCGGCGAAGTGGGGCGGTCCATCGATTTCGACAAGGACATCGGTTCCCGGCTGACGGCCATCCGCCGAACCCTGGAGGGTCAGGTGGGCCTGGCCAGGAAGCTGGCGCCGGAGGGTGGACTCGGAAAAAGCTCGCGACTGCGCGCACTCTACGACCGTTACACCATGGAGGCCGAGCGGGCCGTGCACGAGGCGGCCTTTGGCCTCGCTTCCGCCCCGCACGATGCCGCAAATCCGGTCGCGGCCCAGGAAGACGCCGGAGAATTCGGGGACAACGTTGAATTGTTCTAA